From a region of the Deinococcus aestuarii genome:
- a CDS encoding transposase gives MTLVTVMQFVENPSDRQAADAVRGHLAWKYALPLELGDPGFDSSVLSEFRSRCLAQDNPLLILD, from the coding sequence TTGACCCTGGTGACCGTCATGCAGTTCGTGGAGAACCCGAGTGACCGCCAGGCGGCTGATGCCGTCCGAGGGCACTTGGCGTGGAAATATGCCCTCCCCCTCGAGTTGGGTGACCCCGGCTTCGATTCCAGTGTGCTCAGCGAGTTCCGCAGCCGATGCCTCGCCCAGGACAACCCGCTGCTGATACTCGACTGA
- a CDS encoding Abi family protein — MKPVYSKTPLTLPEQVQHLQDKGLLIPDAAHAQLVLRRVGLYRFKGFLLPYKTSSGYVSGTSFADVERLMTLDERLRLHVLKAMQTVEVGIRQAIVQFMLERHGLRWYADPGHFHEPNEFFDHAEFLHKVTEEFERMPELFVGHYRERYDLDAPPPIWMIAETMTLGGWSKLFAALRSQEDKDGIAALLGVRASTFTSWLHALTVVRNVCAHQSRLYDRVFATMGIADNKRVRRGLLERSFDPRDTEARRLAPRLYALHRLTQALDPGCSWTDELKVVVAGYSAVEVERLGFRMGWNAQPEWGPIA; from the coding sequence ATGAAGCCGGTCTACAGCAAGACACCCCTCACCCTGCCGGAACAGGTTCAACACCTTCAGGACAAGGGCCTGCTCATCCCGGACGCCGCGCACGCCCAACTCGTTCTCCGGCGTGTTGGGCTCTACCGCTTCAAGGGCTTCCTGTTGCCCTACAAGACGTCCTCGGGGTACGTGTCAGGAACGAGCTTCGCCGACGTGGAACGCCTGATGACGTTGGACGAGCGTCTTCGTCTGCACGTTCTGAAGGCCATGCAGACGGTCGAGGTCGGCATCCGGCAGGCCATCGTCCAATTCATGCTCGAACGGCACGGGCTCCGCTGGTATGCCGACCCAGGCCACTTCCACGAGCCGAACGAGTTCTTCGACCACGCCGAGTTCCTGCACAAGGTGACTGAGGAGTTCGAGCGGATGCCGGAACTGTTCGTGGGCCATTACCGGGAACGGTATGACCTGGATGCCCCGCCCCCGATCTGGATGATCGCGGAGACCATGACCCTGGGGGGCTGGTCCAAGCTCTTCGCGGCCTTGAGGTCGCAGGAGGACAAGGACGGGATAGCAGCGCTCCTCGGCGTTCGCGCCAGCACCTTTACTTCCTGGCTGCACGCCTTGACGGTGGTCCGGAATGTCTGCGCGCACCAGTCCCGCCTGTACGACCGGGTGTTCGCCACGATGGGAATTGCGGACAACAAGCGGGTTCGGAGGGGCCTGCTCGAACGCTCGTTCGACCCCAGGGATACGGAGGCGCGTCGGCTCGCGCCGCGGCTGTATGCCCTGCACCGCTTGACGCAGGCCCTCGACCCGGGGTGTTCCTGGACGGACGAATTGAAGGTGGTTGTAGCTGGGTATAGCGCAGTGGAAGTCGAGCGGCTGGGCTTCCGGATGGGGTGGAACGCCCAGCCGGAGTGGGGACCGATTGCTTGA